Proteins encoded together in one Candidatus Lariskella endosymbiont of Epinotia ramella window:
- the ispG gene encoding flavodoxin-dependent (E)-4-hydroxy-3-methylbut-2-enyl-diphosphate synthase → MVALPLINRKKTHSVKIGNVIIGGGNTIAIQSMTNTDTADISSTANQIAELVEAGSDIVRITVNNDEAARAVPYIKEKLHELNITAPIVGCFHYNGHYLLEKYSTCASALDKYRINPGNVGFGAKRDKQFESIIEMALKYDKPIRIGVNWGSLDQDLLANLMDANNLKNTPDPSDCVMRSAIVNSALNSAAHAEKIGMSPSKIVISAKVSRLQDLVAVYTELAKLSSYALHLGLTEAGMGTKGTVATSAALAILLQSGIGDTVRASITPKPGESRTQEVLLCREIIQSLGLGTFVPEVSACPGCGRTTSTYFQQLASDVESFLISMMQEWKTRYIGAESLKVAVMGCIVNGPGESKHANIGISLPGTGEAPVAPVFVDGSKIATLRGENIIVDFKKIICDYVDEKFEKL, encoded by the coding sequence ATGGTAGCACTGCCATTAATTAATCGAAAAAAAACGCATTCTGTAAAAATCGGAAATGTTATTATCGGTGGTGGAAATACTATTGCTATTCAAAGCATGACAAATACTGATACTGCAGATATCTCATCTACTGCAAATCAAATTGCTGAACTTGTAGAAGCAGGTTCCGATATTGTTAGAATTACAGTGAACAATGACGAAGCTGCAAGAGCGGTTCCATATATAAAAGAGAAGCTGCATGAGTTAAATATAACTGCACCAATAGTCGGCTGCTTCCATTATAATGGGCATTACCTTCTGGAGAAATATAGCACTTGCGCAAGTGCGCTTGATAAATACAGGATAAATCCTGGGAATGTAGGCTTTGGAGCAAAACGAGATAAGCAATTTGAAAGCATCATAGAAATGGCTTTGAAATACGATAAGCCAATCAGGATTGGGGTGAATTGGGGCAGCTTAGATCAAGATCTGCTGGCAAATCTTATGGATGCTAATAATCTAAAAAATACGCCAGATCCTTCTGACTGTGTTATGCGAAGCGCGATTGTTAATTCTGCTTTAAATAGCGCTGCTCATGCAGAAAAAATCGGAATGTCTCCTAGCAAAATAGTAATTTCTGCGAAAGTCAGCAGGCTACAAGATCTAGTTGCGGTTTATACGGAGCTTGCGAAGCTATCAAGCTATGCATTGCATTTAGGTCTCACTGAAGCTGGAATGGGCACTAAAGGCACTGTTGCTACTTCTGCCGCGCTTGCAATATTACTGCAATCAGGAATAGGCGATACAGTGCGCGCTTCAATTACACCAAAGCCTGGCGAATCTAGAACTCAAGAAGTCTTGCTATGTAGAGAAATCATTCAGAGTTTAGGGCTTGGCACATTTGTTCCTGAAGTTTCTGCGTGTCCTGGATGTGGCCGTACCACTAGCACATATTTTCAACAGCTAGCATCAGATGTTGAATCGTTTCTAATTTCAATGATGCAGGAGTGGAAGACGCGTTATATAGGCGCTGAATCTCTAAAAGTAGCGGTTATGGGCTGTATAGTGAATGGTCCTGGAGAAAGCAAGCATGCAAATATAGGAATCAGTCTCCCAGGAACAGGAGAAGCACCAGTTGCACCTGTTTTCGTGGATGGATCAAAGATCGCAACCTTGAGAGGAGAGAATATAATTGTAGATTTTAAAAAAATAATCTGCGATTACGTTGATGAAAAGTTCGAGAAATTATAG
- a CDS encoding IS5 family transposase (programmed frameshift) has translation MKFENIKDEYAEEFRRLTGIKRGTFEVILSILKEAEAILKSQGGKPNKLALEDRLLMTLEYLREYRTYFHISRSYGISESACYRNIRWIEDTLIKDKRFSLPGRKALLKSDSEYELVLIDATETPIERPKKKQKHFYSGKKRRHTLKTQLIVDKRKKEIICTNFSNGKRHDFRLFKESGVHIHPEIKVLTDTGYQGIDKLHYNSELPKKKTKKRPLSRKDKKKNRQLSSERVLNENVIGMIKRFKIIADRYRNRRKRFGLRFNLLAGIYNFEL, from the exons ATGAAGTTTGAAAACATCAAAGATGAATACGCAGAAGAGTTTCGCAGGCTTACTGGCATTAAACGAGGAACGTTTGAAGTTATACTAAGTATATTAAAAGAAGCTGAAGCTATTTTAAAGTCTCAAGGTGGAAAACCCAATAAATTGGCTTTAGAAGATCGATTACTCATGACGCTTGAGTACTTGCGTGAATACAGGACATATTTTCATATTTCCCGCAGTTATGGAATAAGTGAAAGTGCCTGTTATCGTAATATACGTTGGATTGAAGATACTCTAATTAAAGATAAACGATTTTCACTACCTGGACGTAAAGCATTACTAAAAAGCGATTCTGAATACGAACTTGTGTTAATTGATGCTACTGAAACACCGATAGAACGACCTA AAAAAAAACAGAAGCACTTTTATTCGGGAAAAAAGAGGCGACATACTCTAAAAACTCAGCTTATTGTGGATAAAAGGAAAAAAGAAATCATTTGCACTAATTTTTCTAATGGCAAGCGTCATGATTTCAGGTTATTTAAAGAATCCGGAGTTCACATCCACCCTGAGATTAAAGTTCTTACAGATACTGGTTATCAAGGCATTGATAAGTTGCATTATAATTCAGAGTTACCAAAGAAAAAGACAAAAAAGCGACCACTAAGCAGGAAAGATAAAAAGAAAAATCGTCAATTGTCTAGTGAACGTGTTTTAAATGAAAACGTCATAGGCATGATCAAACGATTTAAAATTATCGCTGATCGTTATAGGAACAGAAGAAAACGATTCGGTTTAAGGTTTAATTTACTTGCTGGTATCTATAACTTTGAGCTTTAA
- the gpmI gene encoding 2,3-bisphosphoglycerate-independent phosphoglycerate mutase encodes MLILCILDGWGYSQNMQHNAIFAAHTPNFDMLFKSMPHSLIDTSGKAAGLPDGQFGNSEVGHMTIGAGRVIKQDLVRISESFENGSIMFNPMFQNLLANCKGGSNRCHLVGLISDGGVHSHIDHIVACASILKDSGTNVLLHAITDGRDTSPRSALRYIQKLIDNNIEISTISGRYFAMDRDMRLDRTERYFSAMLGKVDAHFKDPIEYIEHCYANSLYDEFIPPAILREYKGICDDDALFMANFRPDRMRQIAKMLADTRNPSFRYMTSMTQYSNELAEYINPMFLRESVQNTLGDVIARAGKRQIRIAETEKYAHVTYFLNCGREKEYNNEDRVLIPSPKVATYDLAPQMSAVQVKDAVVENIQKNYYDFICVNFANADMVGHTGNFEATKIACETIDSCIGEIMQAAQKYGAHLLITADHGNAEEMFDKTSNQRHTAHTMNKVPLVYFGNYNKSLAEAICDEEVVGVETGKEGVYSNIHMTFSIDAMHQASSEIELCKKSNIALKDGELKDIAPTVLQLMGIDTPNDMTGKSLIISAHK; translated from the coding sequence GTGTTGATACTTTGTATACTAGATGGTTGGGGTTATTCACAAAATATGCAGCATAACGCAATATTTGCCGCACATACACCAAACTTCGACATGCTATTTAAGAGCATGCCTCATTCCTTAATAGACACAAGTGGTAAAGCAGCAGGCCTTCCTGATGGACAGTTTGGCAATTCTGAAGTCGGACATATGACAATTGGCGCAGGGAGGGTGATAAAACAAGATCTTGTGCGCATAAGTGAGTCATTTGAAAATGGATCCATTATGTTTAATCCTATGTTTCAGAATCTGCTTGCGAATTGTAAAGGCGGTAGCAATCGATGTCATCTAGTAGGTCTTATTTCAGATGGTGGTGTGCACTCTCATATAGATCATATAGTCGCGTGCGCCAGTATACTAAAAGATTCTGGAACTAACGTTTTGCTGCATGCAATCACAGATGGAAGGGATACGTCTCCTAGAAGCGCGCTTCGATATATACAAAAGCTTATAGATAATAATATCGAAATATCTACAATTTCTGGAAGATATTTTGCAATGGATCGCGATATGAGGCTCGATAGAACAGAGCGCTACTTTAGTGCAATGCTTGGAAAGGTAGACGCTCATTTTAAAGATCCGATCGAGTATATAGAGCATTGTTACGCAAATTCTCTGTACGATGAGTTCATTCCCCCTGCTATCTTGCGAGAATATAAAGGAATTTGTGATGATGATGCGTTGTTTATGGCTAATTTTAGGCCGGATAGAATGCGACAAATTGCTAAGATGCTAGCGGATACAAGAAATCCATCATTTCGTTATATGACATCTATGACTCAGTATTCAAATGAACTAGCAGAATATATAAACCCAATGTTTCTTAGAGAATCCGTACAAAACACTTTGGGCGATGTTATAGCACGCGCAGGAAAAAGACAAATAAGAATCGCAGAGACGGAAAAATATGCGCATGTAACATACTTCCTAAACTGCGGCAGGGAAAAAGAGTATAATAATGAAGATAGAGTCTTAATTCCGTCTCCAAAAGTTGCGACTTATGATTTAGCGCCGCAAATGTCCGCAGTACAAGTCAAAGATGCTGTTGTTGAAAACATACAAAAGAATTATTATGATTTCATATGTGTGAATTTTGCAAATGCAGATATGGTAGGCCACACAGGAAATTTCGAAGCAACAAAAATTGCCTGCGAAACCATAGATAGCTGTATTGGAGAAATAATGCAAGCAGCCCAAAAATACGGGGCGCACCTGCTCATCACTGCAGATCACGGCAATGCCGAAGAGATGTTTGACAAGACTAGCAATCAGCGGCATACTGCCCACACAATGAACAAAGTTCCATTAGTCTATTTCGGCAATTATAATAAATCTCTTGCAGAAGCTATTTGTGATGAGGAGGTGGTAGGAGTTGAGACGGGCAAAGAAGGCGTGTATTCTAATATACATATGACCTTTAGCATTGATGCGATGCACCAGGCGTCATCAGAAATTGAGTTATGCAAGAAGTCTAATATAGCTTTGAAAGACGGAGAGCTCAAAGATATAGCTCCAACAGTACTGCAATTGATGGGCATAGATACGCCAAATGATATGACTGGAAAGAGTCTTATAATCTCTGCTCACAAGTAA
- the prfA gene encoding peptide chain release factor 1 has protein sequence MDFSAKLLKILERYEQTEEKLLSSDKLSSQEFIKLSKERAELDDIVSVIRQYNDASNEYKSLSEILESDEYDQEFKDLAKEEKYELQRKIDKLSDKIKVMLIPKDIDDDKDVILEVRAGTGGEEAALFAAVLFGMYQKYAEQRKWKFEILSLSSTGLDGYKEASASISGKGVFARLKFESGVHRVQRVPETESSGRIHTSAATVAVLPEAEEVDLQIDEKDCKIDVYRASGAGGQHVNTTDSAVRITHIPTGLVVCQQDEKSQHKNKAKAFKILRARIYDAERSKKASERAAIRKDQIGSGDRSERIRTYNYPQSRVTDHRINLTVHSLNEMLNEGKLDPIIDPLISDDCTKKLAEL, from the coding sequence ATGGACTTTAGCGCAAAGTTGTTGAAGATACTTGAAAGATATGAACAGACAGAAGAAAAGTTGCTGAGCAGTGATAAACTCTCCTCTCAGGAATTCATTAAACTTAGCAAAGAAAGAGCGGAGTTGGATGATATAGTATCTGTCATACGTCAATATAATGATGCGAGCAACGAATATAAATCGTTATCTGAAATACTGGAGAGCGATGAGTACGACCAAGAATTTAAAGATCTAGCAAAAGAAGAAAAGTATGAGCTTCAAAGAAAAATAGATAAATTGTCTGACAAGATAAAAGTGATGCTGATACCTAAGGATATTGATGATGATAAGGATGTAATACTTGAAGTCAGGGCTGGAACTGGCGGTGAGGAAGCTGCACTGTTTGCTGCAGTACTGTTTGGGATGTATCAAAAATATGCAGAGCAGCGCAAATGGAAGTTTGAAATACTATCTTTATCCTCAACTGGTCTTGATGGGTATAAAGAAGCTTCAGCTAGTATTAGCGGTAAGGGAGTTTTTGCAAGGCTGAAATTTGAATCAGGCGTACATAGAGTGCAAAGAGTCCCAGAAACGGAGTCTAGTGGAAGAATACACACATCAGCTGCAACTGTTGCTGTGCTGCCAGAAGCTGAGGAAGTAGATCTTCAAATTGATGAAAAAGATTGTAAAATAGATGTATATAGGGCAAGCGGAGCCGGTGGTCAGCACGTTAATACTACAGACAGTGCAGTTCGAATTACACATATTCCAACTGGCTTAGTTGTATGCCAACAAGATGAGAAATCACAGCACAAAAACAAGGCTAAAGCATTCAAAATTCTCAGAGCTAGAATATATGATGCTGAAAGATCAAAGAAGGCTAGTGAAAGAGCGGCGATTAGAAAAGATCAAATAGGCAGTGGTGATCGCTCTGAGAGGATCAGGACTTATAACTATCCACAGAGTAGAGTCACAGACCACAGAATTAACCTTACGGTACATTCGTTGAATGAGATGTTAAATGAGGGGAAGTTGGATCCAATTATAGATCCATTAATTAGCGATGATTGTACCAAAAAATTAGCAGAGCTTTAG
- the fliP gene encoding flagellar type III secretion system pore protein FliP (The bacterial flagellar biogenesis protein FliP forms a type III secretion system (T3SS)-type pore required for flagellar assembly.), translating to MRNVILLFLILLFCFECTAFAEGITIDLGIDSHKDGSTVFTSKIIQLIGILTILSLAPSILIMVTSFTRIAIVLSFVRSALGLQQTPPNIVLISLALFLTFFIMAPTFTKSYEDGLLPLMNNSIGEEQALASIAKPFHSFMLQNTGNKERQLFLDIAKLDNVSNDEIPFHVLIPAFMISELKRAFEIGFLIFLPFLIIDMLIASVLMAMGMMMVPPAMIALPFKLVFFVLIDGWYMICGSIIKSYGIG from the coding sequence ATGAGAAACGTTATATTACTTTTTTTAATATTACTATTCTGCTTTGAATGCACCGCATTTGCTGAAGGAATTACTATAGATCTTGGAATTGATAGTCACAAGGATGGATCCACTGTTTTCACCTCTAAGATTATACAGTTGATCGGCATACTGACGATTTTGAGCTTAGCTCCATCAATCTTAATCATGGTCACCTCTTTTACACGTATAGCAATAGTATTATCTTTCGTACGTAGCGCGCTTGGTCTGCAACAAACTCCTCCAAATATTGTACTGATTAGCCTTGCGCTTTTTCTTACTTTTTTTATAATGGCACCAACATTCACTAAGTCTTATGAAGATGGCTTGCTGCCACTTATGAATAACTCAATAGGAGAAGAACAAGCACTTGCAAGTATAGCAAAACCATTTCATAGTTTTATGCTACAAAATACAGGAAATAAGGAAAGACAACTTTTTCTAGATATAGCAAAGTTAGACAATGTCTCAAATGATGAAATTCCATTTCATGTTCTCATTCCTGCATTTATGATAAGCGAGCTAAAACGTGCATTTGAAATAGGGTTCTTGATATTCTTGCCATTTTTGATTATCGATATGTTGATTGCATCTGTTTTGATGGCAATGGGTATGATGATGGTACCACCTGCTATGATAGCCTTACCATTCAAACTTGTTTTTTTTGTTTTGATCGATGGTTGGTATATGATATGCGGTAGCATAATTAAAAGTTATGGTATAGGATAA
- a CDS encoding MFS transporter, translated as MKLFTFILVSILTGIELDLFIPSFPEMQRFFDISTFETQMALSINFISYCIGAILVGWLGDRYPRKHVMVCGLSLFVLGSLLCVFPFTYDFLLLGRALQGIGISAPSILIPVLIADDYPEDKQVHLFGLIHGTCAIAMSFAPIAGSYISLLFSWRANFIALLICGVLCLILALYYIKPSLQNVVKSSFYRSYISCILSKNFWLIGLVIWFATAPYWVFIGMAPLLYMDRMTVSLETFGIYQGSLALAFAIPSLFSGVFIKKFGRKACFNFGCICSLITCVIILLVGIFESYNPFFVTGSFIPCSIGVAFLVNMLYPAAMSLHKNDKSKITALLIGMRLLICSFFLQLASYYGHQDLFPTAAVISFSILLSFVFIILLLRITPKVVNIGTIA; from the coding sequence ATGAAACTTTTTACTTTTATTCTAGTCTCAATATTAACAGGCATAGAGTTAGACCTTTTTATACCAAGCTTTCCAGAAATGCAGCGTTTCTTTGATATCTCAACATTTGAAACACAAATGGCGCTAAGTATAAACTTTATAAGCTATTGTATTGGCGCAATATTAGTTGGATGGCTTGGTGATCGCTATCCAAGAAAACATGTGATGGTATGTGGCCTATCACTTTTTGTGTTAGGAAGTCTCTTATGTGTATTTCCATTTACATATGATTTTCTTTTGCTTGGAAGAGCTTTGCAAGGTATAGGAATTTCTGCTCCTTCTATACTCATCCCAGTATTAATCGCAGATGATTATCCAGAAGACAAACAAGTCCACCTTTTTGGTTTGATTCATGGAACATGTGCTATTGCAATGTCATTTGCACCTATAGCTGGTAGTTATATATCTTTATTATTCTCTTGGCGCGCCAACTTTATAGCTCTATTAATTTGTGGAGTGCTTTGTTTAATACTTGCACTTTACTATATAAAACCTAGTTTACAAAATGTAGTTAAATCATCATTTTACCGTTCATATATTTCTTGTATATTATCAAAAAATTTTTGGTTAATAGGACTTGTTATATGGTTTGCTACAGCACCTTATTGGGTCTTTATAGGAATGGCACCACTACTCTATATGGATAGGATGACAGTTTCATTAGAAACTTTTGGTATATATCAAGGGTCTTTAGCTCTTGCATTTGCTATTCCTAGCTTATTTAGTGGAGTATTTATCAAAAAGTTTGGGCGCAAGGCATGTTTTAATTTTGGATGTATCTGCAGCCTCATTACCTGCGTTATTATTCTGTTAGTTGGAATATTCGAATCTTATAATCCGTTTTTTGTAACAGGTTCGTTCATACCTTGCTCTATAGGAGTTGCTTTTTTAGTAAATATGCTTTATCCAGCAGCAATGTCTTTGCACAAAAATGATAAGAGTAAGATTACAGCGTTATTAATAGGAATGCGGTTATTGATATGCTCGTTCTTCTTGCAGCTTGCAAGTTATTATGGACATCAAGATTTATTTCCTACTGCTGCTGTAATATCATTTAGTATACTATTATCGTTTGTATTTATAATCTTGCTTTTACGAATTACACCAAAAGTTGTAAATATTGGCACTATAGCTTAA
- a CDS encoding IS630 transposase-related protein: MGRYYSIDLRKKVISYISPEVSKKEATIVFDICADTVYR, translated from the coding sequence ATGGGGCGTTATTATTCTATAGATTTAAGAAAGAAGGTTATATCTTATATATCGCCAGAAGTCAGCAAGAAGGAAGCCACTATTGTGTTTGATATATGTGCTGATACAGTTTATCGCTAG
- the rpoN gene encoding RNA polymerase factor sigma-54 yields the protein MLARNAVSQKITNVQTHSLQITKEMRISLEILQMHSHELSDYLVQEAELNPFIDLENTNNEINEGPEEKLNSQEKLILSQTEEVTLQQHLQGQINLLFQGQNENAVLGHAVTEYVDENGYITESIENIALEIGKSIEDIEAILPKLQTLEPTGVYARNLKECLKIQCAENGILDDIMVKILENLDLIAKSELKKLKTIIGTSEGDILNKIKLINKLNPKPGSNFSSNKVQTLIPDVIVIRDEISNSFSAVLNDKSLPSIEINREYINIIKQQDLSETEKEYCKNNIQRANAILLAVSNRNKALIKVTNAILEEQYAFFLEGPVYIKPMTLKSLAERLECHESTISRISNKTIRTEFGTFSIKYFLTPAIQSAISENVYSNKVIKHKIKALIDSEDQRAAVSDAKICTALQSQGIKISRRTVTKYRESMKIPKSQHRKNILNLSA from the coding sequence ATGTTGGCAAGAAATGCAGTAAGTCAGAAAATTACTAATGTGCAAACACATTCTCTGCAAATTACAAAAGAGATGCGTATATCGCTTGAAATATTACAGATGCATTCCCATGAATTATCTGATTATCTCGTGCAAGAGGCAGAGTTAAATCCGTTTATAGATTTGGAAAACACAAATAATGAAATAAACGAAGGTCCTGAAGAAAAGTTAAATAGTCAAGAAAAGTTAATTCTCAGCCAAACAGAAGAAGTTACATTACAACAACATCTACAAGGACAAATAAATCTGCTTTTCCAAGGGCAAAATGAAAACGCAGTGCTTGGGCATGCTGTTACAGAATATGTTGATGAGAATGGTTATATCACAGAATCTATAGAAAATATCGCGTTAGAGATTGGAAAAAGCATCGAGGATATTGAAGCAATCTTGCCAAAATTACAAACTCTTGAGCCAACAGGAGTATATGCAAGAAATCTAAAAGAATGTCTCAAAATACAGTGCGCAGAAAATGGGATATTAGATGATATCATGGTGAAAATCCTAGAAAATCTAGATTTAATAGCAAAATCTGAATTGAAAAAGCTGAAAACTATAATTGGCACAAGTGAAGGCGATATATTAAATAAGATAAAACTTATCAACAAGCTTAACCCAAAACCAGGGAGCAATTTTTCTAGCAACAAGGTACAAACTCTTATTCCAGATGTAATCGTGATACGCGATGAAATATCCAATAGCTTTTCTGCGGTGTTAAATGACAAATCTCTTCCATCTATAGAAATAAATAGAGAATATATAAATATTATAAAACAACAAGACCTCTCCGAAACAGAAAAAGAATATTGTAAGAACAATATACAACGCGCAAATGCAATACTACTTGCAGTATCAAATCGTAATAAAGCATTAATTAAAGTGACAAATGCTATATTAGAAGAACAATATGCGTTCTTTCTTGAAGGTCCAGTATATATAAAGCCTATGACACTTAAGAGCTTGGCTGAACGTTTAGAGTGTCACGAGTCTACTATCAGCAGAATATCGAATAAAACTATACGCACGGAATTTGGAACGTTCAGTATAAAATATTTTCTGACTCCCGCTATACAATCTGCTATTTCAGAGAATGTTTACTCAAATAAAGTGATCAAACACAAAATTAAAGCACTAATTGACTCTGAAGACCAAAGAGCAGCAGTGTCAGATGCAAAGATATGTACGGCACTACAATCACAAGGCATCAAAATCTCTAGGCGTACTGTTACCAAATACAGGGAATCAATGAAAATTCCTAAATCTCAACATAGAAAAAATATCTTAAATCTTTCTGCTTGA
- the miaA gene encoding tRNA (adenosine(37)-N6)-dimethylallyltransferase MiaA, which produces MDCSFISDLPRDSMIFVCGATATGKSLIALEIASKLDGVIINADSMQLYKEIPILTAQPTLQHTISQQHRLYGVINCTEKSSVAIWLQLIEDEIKKCLESQKIPIIVGGTGLYIKTLLFGIAKIPNISQEAKSRVNYLVNCNTPQGLHALLSLHDPILAGRIHSNDIQRIVRGLEVFEETGIPLSTWQCKSNKVCRIDANLPHFMIFVNPPRDIIYKRCDERFIQMLKNGAVAEVESVLKCYTNIKYHKALGFEELHSYINGSLSMAEAAEKAQRKTRNYAKRQYTWFNNQFMYDLVITS; this is translated from the coding sequence ATGGATTGCAGTTTCATATCTGATCTACCAAGAGATAGCATGATTTTTGTATGCGGCGCGACTGCAACTGGTAAATCTTTGATTGCTCTTGAGATAGCATCTAAGCTTGATGGAGTTATAATCAATGCAGATTCTATGCAGCTTTATAAGGAAATCCCAATACTCACTGCTCAACCTACGTTACAACATACCATTTCTCAACAACATAGACTATATGGTGTAATTAACTGCACTGAAAAGTCATCTGTTGCAATTTGGCTACAACTTATTGAAGATGAAATAAAAAAATGCTTAGAAAGCCAGAAGATACCGATTATAGTTGGAGGAACAGGTCTTTATATTAAGACACTACTCTTTGGCATAGCAAAAATACCTAATATTTCTCAAGAAGCAAAATCAAGAGTCAACTATTTAGTAAATTGCAACACACCACAAGGCCTTCATGCTCTCCTTTCGCTACATGATCCAATTCTTGCAGGAAGAATACATAGTAATGATATACAACGCATAGTCAGAGGACTTGAAGTTTTTGAAGAAACTGGCATTCCACTTTCTACTTGGCAATGTAAAAGCAATAAGGTTTGTAGAATAGATGCAAATCTTCCTCATTTTATGATCTTTGTTAATCCTCCAAGAGATATTATATATAAAAGATGTGACGAGCGTTTTATTCAAATGCTGAAGAATGGCGCTGTCGCCGAAGTTGAAAGTGTACTGAAGTGTTATACTAATATAAAGTACCATAAAGCTCTTGGCTTTGAAGAATTGCACAGCTATATAAATGGTTCTTTGTCTATGGCTGAAGCCGCAGAAAAAGCGCAGCGGAAAACAAGAAATTACGCAAAGAGACAATATACATGGTTTAATAACCAATTTATGTATGATCTTGTGATTACAAGTTAA
- the gatC gene encoding Asp-tRNA(Asn)/Glu-tRNA(Gln) amidotransferase subunit GatC, whose translation MTITLEDVNKIAKLVHITLSHDEAVSYQRELSSIFKMAQKLNEVDVEGIEPLVNTISNTLTARDDTAQQLDILHKIISNAPDAKYGCFAVPKVVE comes from the coding sequence ATGACTATAACTTTAGAAGACGTAAATAAAATTGCTAAATTGGTACACATAACGCTTTCTCATGATGAAGCTGTTTCTTACCAAAGAGAATTGAGTAGTATATTCAAAATGGCTCAAAAGTTAAATGAAGTGGATGTTGAGGGTATAGAACCACTTGTGAATACCATTTCAAATACGCTCACAGCAAGAGATGACACTGCGCAACAACTTGATATTTTGCACAAGATCATTTCAAACGCACCTGATGCAAAATATGGTTGTTTTGCCGTTCCTAAGGTTGTTGAATAA
- the fabI gene encoding enoyl-ACP reductase FabI has translation MSAYGILKGKKGLIMGVANDKSIAWGIAKSCFENGADLAFTYQGDVMEKRVRPLAEQVKSTIVLPCDVSQNDSIHDVFAEIKSSWGTLDFIVHAIAFSDKAELQGRYVDTSRDNFLNTMNISCYSLTAIAKEGAELMQNGGSILTMSYYGAEKAIPNYNVMGVAKAALEASIRYIAMDLGHKQIRVNAISAGPIRTLAASGISDFRQVLNWNEQNAPMRRNVTIEDIGSSAVYLLSDMSSGVTGEVLHVDSGYHTVGMKMLDAVEQK, from the coding sequence ATGAGCGCTTATGGTATTTTAAAAGGCAAAAAAGGCCTTATAATGGGAGTTGCAAATGATAAATCTATTGCCTGGGGTATTGCAAAGTCTTGTTTTGAAAACGGAGCAGATCTTGCGTTTACATACCAAGGTGATGTCATGGAAAAACGTGTTCGTCCTCTCGCAGAGCAGGTCAAATCAACGATAGTCTTGCCTTGCGATGTCTCGCAAAACGACTCTATTCATGATGTATTTGCAGAGATAAAATCTAGCTGGGGAACACTTGATTTTATTGTACATGCAATCGCTTTTTCAGATAAAGCAGAACTTCAAGGGAGATATGTTGACACATCTAGAGACAATTTCTTAAACACCATGAATATCTCATGTTATTCTTTGACTGCTATTGCAAAAGAAGGAGCTGAACTTATGCAAAATGGTGGCTCTATACTCACTATGAGTTATTATGGAGCAGAAAAAGCTATACCTAATTATAATGTTATGGGAGTAGCTAAAGCAGCACTTGAAGCCAGCATTCGATATATAGCAATGGACCTTGGACACAAGCAAATACGAGTCAATGCAATTTCAGCTGGCCCAATTCGCACCTTAGCTGCTTCTGGAATTTCAGATTTTAGACAAGTACTAAATTGGAATGAACAAAACGCACCAATGCGCAGGAATGTGACAATCGAAGATATAGGTTCAAGTGCTGTATATCTACTAAGCGATATGAGTTCTGGAGTCACCGGTGAAGTCTTACATGTAGATAGCGGATATCATACAGTTGGAATGAAAATGTTGGATGCAGTTGAACAAAAATAA